In a single window of the Cloacibacillus sp. genome:
- a CDS encoding ANTAR domain-containing protein, producing MEESGAHRYIEKRAMDSRRSRREVADEIIARETLFSS from the coding sequence ATAGAGGAAAGTGGCGCGCACCGATATATTGAAAAACGGGCGATGGACAGCCGCCGCTCCCGGCGCGAGGTGGCTGACGAGATCATCGCCAGGGAAACGCTTTTCAGCAGCTAA